The proteins below are encoded in one region of Nonomuraea helvata:
- a CDS encoding MarR family winged helix-turn-helix transcriptional regulator: MPPRHDRAIADVERAMVAIRRSQTRRSLGRLAPPDGGKPIDPTLFNVLDVIEDRDKPCSVSDVATALGVDQPRASRLVLRTVEEGWLDRRADPSDARRTLLALTDSGREQLERTHRFRQEIFARVMADWSDADRSEFARLITAFVTSFAQVVPEAE, translated from the coding sequence GTGCCACCGCGCCATGACAGGGCGATCGCCGACGTCGAACGGGCCATGGTGGCGATCCGCCGCAGCCAGACCCGCCGATCGCTGGGGCGGTTGGCGCCGCCCGACGGCGGCAAGCCGATCGACCCCACGCTGTTCAACGTGTTGGACGTCATCGAGGACCGCGACAAGCCGTGCTCCGTCTCGGACGTCGCCACCGCGCTGGGCGTTGATCAACCGAGGGCGAGCCGACTGGTGCTCCGCACCGTCGAGGAAGGGTGGCTGGACCGCAGGGCCGACCCTTCCGACGCCCGGCGCACACTGCTCGCCCTGACCGACTCAGGGCGGGAACAGCTCGAACGCACACACCGGTTCCGGCAGGAGATCTTCGCGCGGGTGATGGCGGATTGGTCGGACGCCGACCGGTCCGAGTTCGCCCGGCTTATCACCGCGTTCGTGACCTCGTTCGCCCAGGTGGTCCCCGAGGCCGAATGA
- a CDS encoding GNAT family N-acetyltransferase: MPARWPGSFVVELDGAMSGQILLRRAAEHRRPAAVGKVDLGYLFLPKVWGHGYAAEACAAALDWFDGVLPGEPVVLTTQSANVGSMRLAAKLGFAEVERFQAWDAEQWLGLRPPAT, translated from the coding sequence GTGCCCGCGCGATGGCCCGGAAGTTTCGTCGTCGAGCTCGACGGGGCGATGAGCGGCCAGATTCTGCTCAGGAGAGCAGCCGAGCACCGTCGCCCGGCTGCTGTGGGGAAGGTCGATCTCGGCTACCTGTTCCTGCCGAAGGTCTGGGGGCACGGGTACGCCGCCGAGGCGTGCGCGGCGGCACTCGACTGGTTTGACGGCGTCCTTCCCGGCGAGCCGGTGGTGCTCACCACCCAGAGCGCCAACGTCGGCTCGATGCGCCTCGCGGCAAAGCTGGGGTTCGCCGAGGTCGAGCGGTTCCAGGCCTGGGACGCCGAGCAGTGGCTCGGCCTGCGGCCCCCGGCCACGTGA
- a CDS encoding phytanoyl-CoA dioxygenase family protein: MTTTTSEQSGSDVGADGRVSEELVAAYREHGFVRVRGVLEPDQVERFRASAEAFLEAHRAESLEKEGVFSQLVNVWQREQTLRELTFDPRLGRIAEQLAGFRLRLWHDQMLVKEPHNNAATEFHQDRPYWPHANDRLPLSAWIALVDVPPERGCMTFLPGTQHRTGLLPQDLHHEEDLFTMDPSLRWIPRVTVPLRAGDCTFHSGYTGHMALPNRTDQARFAHVIIYMDEATTYHGTGHIVTDPLGLAVGDRLDGDAFPRPWA; the protein is encoded by the coding sequence ATGACAACGACCACGAGCGAGCAGTCCGGCAGCGACGTCGGCGCCGACGGCCGGGTGTCGGAAGAGCTGGTGGCGGCGTACCGCGAACACGGTTTCGTCCGAGTACGCGGTGTTCTCGAGCCCGACCAGGTCGAGCGCTTCCGAGCGAGTGCCGAGGCCTTCCTCGAGGCGCATCGCGCGGAGAGCCTGGAGAAGGAGGGCGTCTTCAGTCAGCTGGTCAACGTCTGGCAACGCGAACAGACGCTGAGAGAGCTCACGTTCGACCCGCGGCTCGGCCGGATCGCCGAACAGCTCGCCGGGTTCCGGCTGCGGCTCTGGCACGACCAGATGCTGGTCAAGGAGCCGCACAACAACGCCGCCACGGAGTTCCACCAGGACCGTCCGTACTGGCCGCATGCGAATGATCGGCTCCCGCTGTCGGCGTGGATCGCGCTGGTCGACGTTCCGCCGGAGCGGGGCTGCATGACCTTTCTGCCTGGCACCCAGCATCGCACCGGCCTGCTCCCGCAGGACCTCCACCACGAGGAAGACCTGTTCACGATGGACCCGTCTCTGCGCTGGATCCCGCGGGTCACCGTACCGCTGCGCGCCGGCGACTGTACCTTCCACAGCGGCTACACCGGGCACATGGCGCTGCCCAACCGGACTGACCAGGCCAGGTTCGCGCACGTCATCATTTATATGGATGAGGCGACCACCTACCACGGGACCGGGCACATCGTGACTGATCCTCTCGGACTCGCTGTGGGCGACCGGTTGGACGGCGACGCCTTCCCCCGTCCCTGGGCTTAG
- a CDS encoding AraC family transcriptional regulator produces MPATLHEHALFAGGPVFAGVHHLNPDIEPHAHDFLEIAVVGTGHGRHVTSRGEHPLRRGDVIVLRPGAWHGFRDSTDLTVANCCLSAQALRAELAALYDIPMLRRMLWTDPVASGTHGVAIMTVDPAAADEAIAEIGLLERDLKADHDRPGRVLGRLITVLGILADGRDPEQKTLESAIHPAVAATIARLEAAPAHPWRLDDLAQAVNLDPAYLGRLFRRYVGLTPLGFLARLRAERAATLLAHSTLPTARVGAAVGWDDPTYFARRFRTLVGLTPTEYRQHTRSTAPTQLDIPEALS; encoded by the coding sequence ATGCCCGCCACGCTGCACGAGCACGCGCTGTTCGCCGGAGGCCCGGTCTTCGCAGGTGTCCACCACCTGAACCCCGACATCGAGCCGCACGCGCACGACTTCCTCGAGATCGCGGTGGTCGGGACCGGTCACGGCCGGCACGTGACCAGCCGGGGCGAGCACCCGCTGCGGCGCGGTGACGTCATCGTGCTCCGGCCCGGCGCGTGGCACGGGTTCCGGGACAGCACCGACCTGACCGTCGCCAACTGCTGCCTGTCCGCCCAGGCGCTGCGGGCCGAACTGGCGGCGCTGTACGACATCCCGATGCTCCGCCGGATGCTGTGGACCGATCCGGTGGCATCCGGCACGCACGGCGTGGCGATCATGACCGTCGATCCGGCCGCCGCCGACGAGGCCATCGCGGAGATCGGCCTGCTCGAACGTGACCTCAAGGCTGATCACGACCGGCCGGGACGCGTGCTGGGCCGGCTGATCACCGTGCTCGGCATCCTGGCCGACGGCCGTGACCCCGAACAGAAGACGCTCGAGTCCGCCATCCACCCCGCCGTCGCCGCCACCATCGCCCGTCTCGAGGCAGCGCCTGCCCATCCCTGGCGGCTGGATGATCTCGCCCAGGCGGTCAACCTCGACCCCGCCTATCTCGGACGGCTGTTCAGGCGGTACGTCGGGTTGACGCCGCTGGGCTTCCTGGCCCGGCTACGGGCCGAACGCGCTGCCACCTTGCTGGCACACTCGACCCTGCCGACCGCCCGCGTCGGCGCCGCCGTCGGCTGGGACGACCCGACGTACTTCGCCCGCCGCTTCCGTACGCTGGTCGGGCTGACGCCCACCGAGTACCGGCAACATACTCGATCAACCGCCCCTACGCAGCTCGACATCCCCGAGGCGCTCTCCTGA
- a CDS encoding alpha/beta hydrolase: METLRAATSGPAVIFLAGGGAVGRDYWNVHRKAAELATSVIYDRAGTGDGAPAELPRTSTEVTDELRGLLRDAAIDGPYVLVGHSLGGLYARHYAIRFPAEVAGLLLLDPAHEDYNAYMPQELRERWEGFDAAEAAAAFENLPDGVVQLYRGLFAQELAGWPAEVREPLIDYHVSPHGLKAGFQEASNVEQLYAEVRAAGPLPDVPLLVLSSTKVDPFKEVVSQGIPEALLQEEIDAKFRLYTDFANSVPRGEIRSVEAGHVTIHLRGEQAVRDAIADLLTSNQPTAGGEVRHESR, translated from the coding sequence ATGGAAACGCTAAGAGCGGCCACCAGCGGCCCAGCGGTCATCTTTCTGGCCGGCGGCGGTGCGGTCGGCCGTGACTACTGGAACGTGCACCGCAAAGCGGCGGAACTGGCCACCAGTGTGATTTACGACCGCGCGGGCACAGGCGACGGCGCACCCGCCGAGTTGCCCCGCACCAGCACCGAGGTGACCGACGAGCTGCGGGGGCTGCTACGCGACGCGGCCATCGACGGCCCATACGTGCTGGTCGGCCACTCACTGGGCGGCCTGTACGCCCGCCACTATGCGATCCGGTTCCCCGCAGAGGTCGCTGGGCTGCTCCTGCTCGACCCGGCACACGAGGACTACAACGCCTACATGCCGCAGGAACTGCGGGAGCGGTGGGAAGGTTTCGACGCCGCGGAGGCCGCAGCGGCATTCGAGAACCTGCCCGATGGGGTGGTGCAGCTATACCGTGGCCTGTTCGCCCAAGAGCTGGCCGGCTGGCCCGCCGAGGTCCGCGAGCCGCTCATTGACTACCACGTCAGCCCGCACGGCCTCAAAGCCGGGTTCCAGGAAGCAAGTAACGTCGAGCAGCTTTACGCCGAGGTACGCGCAGCCGGCCCCCTGCCGGACGTCCCGCTCCTCGTCCTTTCCTCCACCAAGGTCGACCCGTTCAAAGAGGTTGTCTCCCAAGGCATCCCCGAGGCCCTACTGCAGGAGGAAATCGACGCCAAGTTCCGGCTCTACACCGACTTCGCCAATTCCGTACCCCGAGGAGAAATCCGGTCGGTCGAAGCCGGCCATGTCACGATCCACCTACGCGGCGAACAGGCAGTGCGAGACGCGATCGCAGACCTGCTCACCAGCAACCAGCCGACGGCCGGCGGAGAAGTGCGGCATGAATCGCGATGA
- a CDS encoding VOC family protein, with protein MDNVGIVVDDLDAAIAFFVELGMELEGRALVEGPWAARLVGLDDQRVDVAMMRSPDGHGRIELAKYHTPKAISGVPEDAPANTLGIRRIMFAVDDIDDVTARLRAHGAELVGEVVQYKDSYRLCYLRGPEGIVVALAEELG; from the coding sequence ATGGACAACGTCGGCATCGTCGTCGACGACCTCGACGCCGCAATCGCGTTCTTCGTGGAACTCGGCATGGAGCTGGAGGGCCGGGCACTGGTCGAGGGGCCTTGGGCGGCGCGTCTCGTCGGGCTCGACGACCAGCGAGTGGACGTGGCGATGATGCGGAGCCCGGACGGCCACGGGCGGATCGAGCTGGCGAAGTACCACACGCCGAAGGCGATCAGCGGCGTACCGGAGGACGCCCCCGCGAACACGCTGGGCATTCGCCGCATCATGTTCGCGGTCGACGACATCGACGACGTCACGGCCCGCCTGCGCGCCCACGGCGCCGAACTCGTCGGCGAGGTGGTGCAGTACAAGGACAGCTACCGGCTCTGCTACCTCCGCGGCCCCGAGGGCATCGTCGTCGCACTGGCCGAGGAGCTCGGCTGA
- a CDS encoding pyridoxamine 5'-phosphate oxidase family protein, whose amino-acid sequence MLPNEITEVLNRPISQELLARDVTRLAYVAKDGTPRNIPIIFAWNGAEIVMSTPKNAPKLRSLRENPMVALTIDTEVHPPKILLIRGRAELDYVDGIPDEYLQATSTYEMTPEQRVEWEAEVRSLYRDGMVRIVVTPTWAKLIDFETTLPSAVDELIRQREERQRA is encoded by the coding sequence GTGCTACCGAACGAGATCACCGAGGTACTGAACCGACCGATCAGCCAGGAGCTGCTGGCTCGCGACGTGACCCGCTTGGCCTACGTCGCCAAGGACGGCACACCCCGCAACATCCCGATCATCTTTGCCTGGAACGGCGCGGAGATCGTCATGTCCACGCCGAAGAACGCTCCGAAGCTTCGGTCCTTGCGTGAGAACCCGATGGTCGCCCTGACGATCGACACCGAGGTGCACCCGCCCAAGATCTTGCTCATCCGGGGTCGGGCCGAGCTGGACTACGTCGACGGCATCCCGGACGAGTACCTCCAGGCGACCAGCACCTACGAGATGACGCCCGAGCAACGGGTCGAGTGGGAGGCGGAGGTGCGTTCGCTCTACCGCGACGGCATGGTCCGGATCGTGGTGACCCCGACCTGGGCGAAGCTGATCGACTTCGAGACGACTCTGCCAAGCGCGGTCGATGAGCTGATCCGGCAGCGGGAGGAGCGTCAGCGCGCCTGA
- a CDS encoding YciI family protein, translating to MAKYLLLKHYRGAPAAVNDVPMEQWTPEEVSAHVQYMRDFAARLEGTGEFVDSQELSPEGTFVRSDGEGRPPVTDGPFAETKDLIAGWMVIDVESYERALELAGELSAAPGAGGKPIHEWLEVRPFMAVSCMITE from the coding sequence ATGGCCAAGTACCTGCTGCTCAAGCACTACCGCGGCGCGCCGGCAGCGGTCAACGACGTGCCGATGGAGCAGTGGACGCCGGAGGAGGTCTCGGCCCACGTGCAGTACATGCGTGACTTCGCCGCTCGGCTCGAGGGCACCGGCGAGTTCGTCGACAGCCAGGAGCTCTCACCGGAGGGCACGTTCGTCCGCTCCGACGGCGAGGGGCGGCCGCCGGTCACCGACGGCCCGTTCGCGGAGACCAAGGACCTGATCGCCGGCTGGATGGTGATCGACGTCGAGAGCTACGAGCGGGCGCTCGAGCTGGCCGGAGAGCTGTCCGCGGCTCCGGGTGCGGGTGGGAAGCCGATCCACGAGTGGCTCGAGGTGCGCCCCTTCATGGCCGTGTCGTGCATGATCACCGAGTGA
- a CDS encoding RNA polymerase sigma factor codes for MKDSLLRELVPAVIGVLVRRGADFAAAEDAVQDALVEAVRVWPDDPPRDPKGWLVTVAWRKFLDAARADTSRRHREVRVETEPAPGPGEAVDDTLRLYFLCAHPSLTPASAVALTLRAVGGLTTRQIAQAYLVPEATMAQRISRAKRTISGVRLDQPGDVATVLRVLYLVFNEGYSGDVDLAAEAIRLTRQLAAKTLHEEVAGLLALMLLHHARRPARTRTDGSLVPLAEQDRSLWDTRLIAEGVDVLQTALARDRLGEFQAQAAIAALHADAPTAEETDWVQIVEWYDELVRLTSSPVARLNRAVAVGEADGPRAGLAALAELDPALPRHTAVAAYLHERDGDPVTAARLYAEAARSAPSLPERDHLTRQAARLNARLRS; via the coding sequence GTGAAAGACTCGCTGCTGCGGGAGCTGGTGCCTGCGGTGATCGGTGTTCTCGTCCGTCGCGGAGCCGACTTCGCGGCGGCCGAGGACGCCGTGCAGGACGCCCTGGTCGAGGCCGTACGTGTGTGGCCGGACGACCCGCCGCGGGACCCCAAGGGCTGGCTGGTCACCGTGGCCTGGCGTAAGTTCCTCGATGCCGCCCGCGCCGACACCTCCCGACGGCACCGCGAGGTACGCGTCGAGACCGAGCCCGCGCCCGGCCCGGGCGAGGCGGTGGACGACACGCTCCGGCTGTACTTCCTGTGCGCGCACCCGTCCCTGACACCGGCCTCGGCCGTCGCGCTCACACTGCGCGCGGTCGGCGGCCTGACCACGCGTCAGATCGCGCAGGCCTACCTCGTGCCGGAGGCGACCATGGCCCAGCGGATCAGCCGGGCCAAGCGCACCATCTCGGGCGTCCGGCTCGACCAGCCCGGTGACGTCGCCACTGTGCTGCGCGTGCTCTACCTGGTCTTCAACGAGGGCTACTCCGGCGACGTCGACCTCGCCGCCGAGGCGATCCGGCTCACTCGCCAACTGGCGGCCAAGACCCTCCACGAGGAGGTCGCGGGCCTGCTCGCGCTCATGCTGCTGCACCACGCCCGGCGCCCGGCACGGACTCGCACCGACGGCAGCCTCGTACCCCTCGCCGAGCAGGACCGCAGCCTGTGGGACACCCGCCTGATCGCCGAGGGCGTCGACGTGCTCCAGACGGCCCTCGCCCGCGACCGCCTGGGCGAGTTCCAGGCCCAAGCCGCCATCGCCGCGCTGCACGCCGACGCCCCGACGGCTGAGGAGACCGACTGGGTGCAGATCGTCGAATGGTACGACGAGCTGGTGCGCCTCACCAGCAGCCCGGTGGCCCGCCTCAACCGGGCGGTCGCGGTCGGCGAGGCCGACGGCCCGCGGGCCGGTCTGGCCGCTCTGGCGGAGCTCGACCCCGCGCTGCCCCGCCACACCGCGGTCGCGGCGTACCTGCACGAGCGTGACGGTGACCCGGTGACCGCGGCGCGGCTCTACGCGGAAGCCGCCCGATCAGCGCCCAGTCTCCCCGAACGCGACCACCTCACGCGACAGGCCGCGCGGCTCAATGCGCGACTGCGCAGTTGA
- a CDS encoding GtrA family protein → MGGTTFLVDNTVFYGLKLTILEPKPVTAKIIAVLVATIVSYVLNREWSFRTRGGRERRHEAALFFLVSGVGLVLSSAPLWISRYVFRLETPDVSLVTQEIADFMSAQIIGTLIAMVFRFWALRKWVFPDEKPRSVSVRLAPAPDSTDEAA, encoded by the coding sequence GTGGGTGGAACAACGTTCTTAGTGGACAACACGGTGTTCTATGGGCTGAAGCTCACCATTCTGGAACCGAAGCCGGTGACCGCGAAGATCATCGCGGTGCTCGTGGCGACGATCGTGTCCTACGTGCTGAACCGCGAATGGTCGTTCCGGACCAGGGGCGGCCGCGAGCGCCGTCACGAGGCGGCGCTGTTCTTCCTGGTCAGTGGCGTCGGTCTGGTGCTCAGCTCCGCGCCGCTATGGATCTCCCGGTACGTGTTCCGCCTGGAGACCCCGGATGTGAGCCTGGTGACCCAGGAGATCGCCGACTTCATGAGCGCGCAGATCATCGGCACGCTGATCGCCATGGTCTTCCGCTTCTGGGCGCTCCGGAAGTGGGTCTTCCCCGACGAGAAGCCCCGGTCCGTCAGCGTGCGGCTGGCTCCCGCTCCCGATTCCACGGACGAGGCGGCTTGA
- a CDS encoding ABC transporter ATP-binding protein: MISALRFALTIGPRIHPGRSLLVVAVAILEQATGIGLAALLGLFSEAASRHATSGVVTLALCVAIFVMLTQGTFIAGYFTRLRLQEEIQNEVERQFIDVVGTTPTLEVHERSSRSDKAAVVRGARGEIGPAFDRLLWLAGAALSLIASAVLMASVVPVLAVLPLFAVPAVAATRAADKKRGQAVQRATPRTRLAGHLFTLATTAAPGREIRLFGLASELRRRHREEWEAGGQDIARTDRRARVPVALAWLFFVLAYATAIVLMVRAGLAGDASLGLIVAAIAVSSQITGQVQALLTSTFWALESLRAVRAFLDVVEYGAVERAAVVPAAPATVPARLDGSIKVEGLSFQYWNRDRPSLNDINLELPAGAVVALVGENGAGKSTFVKMLSGLYRPSAGRILVDGTDLAQFAPEDWRARVTAAFQDPAHIEMSLKDTIGLGRLEHRDDPERILEALRTAGGDRLLASLPEGLETRLGRKSWDGKGLSGGQWQTVANARAAMRQAPLLRVLDEPTASLDARAEEWLFARYSDLSRLEGGVTILVTHRLTTARAADLIVVLDGGRVVEVGTHDTLSEADGLYAELFHLQARYFV, encoded by the coding sequence TTGATCAGCGCCCTGCGCTTCGCCCTCACGATCGGACCCCGCATCCACCCGGGCCGGTCCCTGCTCGTGGTGGCGGTGGCGATTCTCGAACAGGCCACCGGGATCGGCCTCGCAGCGCTCCTCGGACTGTTCAGCGAGGCGGCGAGCCGGCATGCGACCAGCGGCGTGGTGACCCTCGCGCTGTGTGTGGCGATCTTCGTGATGCTCACCCAGGGCACCTTCATCGCCGGCTATTTCACCCGCCTTCGCCTGCAGGAGGAGATCCAGAACGAAGTCGAGCGCCAGTTCATCGACGTGGTCGGCACGACGCCGACGCTGGAGGTCCACGAGCGTTCGAGCCGCTCCGACAAGGCGGCGGTGGTCCGTGGTGCGCGGGGCGAGATCGGGCCGGCCTTCGACCGGCTGCTGTGGCTGGCCGGAGCCGCGCTGTCCCTGATCGCCTCGGCCGTCCTGATGGCCTCGGTCGTTCCCGTCCTCGCCGTACTGCCGCTCTTCGCCGTCCCCGCGGTAGCGGCCACCCGGGCGGCAGACAAGAAGCGCGGTCAGGCCGTGCAGCGCGCCACGCCCCGGACCCGGCTGGCCGGTCATCTGTTCACGCTCGCCACCACGGCGGCACCCGGTCGCGAGATCCGCCTCTTCGGACTGGCGAGCGAGCTGCGGCGGAGGCACCGCGAGGAGTGGGAGGCCGGAGGCCAGGACATCGCCAGGACTGATCGACGGGCCCGGGTACCGGTCGCGCTGGCTTGGCTGTTCTTCGTGCTGGCGTACGCGACCGCCATCGTCCTGATGGTGCGGGCCGGCCTGGCCGGCGACGCCTCGCTGGGCCTCATCGTCGCGGCCATCGCCGTCAGCAGCCAGATCACCGGGCAGGTGCAGGCCTTGTTGACCTCGACCTTCTGGGCGCTGGAGTCACTTCGGGCAGTCCGGGCGTTCCTCGACGTGGTGGAGTACGGCGCCGTGGAGCGGGCAGCCGTCGTGCCGGCCGCGCCGGCGACGGTGCCGGCCCGGCTGGACGGCAGCATCAAGGTGGAAGGTCTCAGCTTTCAGTACTGGAACCGCGATCGGCCTTCACTGAACGACATCAACCTCGAGCTCCCGGCCGGCGCCGTGGTGGCCCTGGTCGGCGAGAACGGCGCGGGGAAGTCGACGTTCGTCAAGATGCTCAGCGGTCTCTACCGGCCGAGCGCGGGGCGCATCCTGGTGGACGGGACCGATCTCGCGCAGTTCGCGCCGGAGGACTGGCGTGCCCGGGTCACGGCGGCCTTCCAGGACCCGGCACACATCGAGATGTCCCTGAAGGACACGATCGGGCTGGGCCGGCTAGAGCATCGCGACGACCCGGAGCGGATTCTCGAGGCGCTGCGGACGGCCGGCGGCGACAGGCTCCTCGCTTCGCTGCCCGAGGGCCTGGAGACCCGGCTCGGGCGAAAATCCTGGGACGGCAAGGGGCTGTCGGGGGGCCAGTGGCAGACGGTGGCCAACGCCCGGGCGGCGATGCGGCAGGCGCCGCTGCTGCGGGTGCTGGACGAGCCCACCGCCAGTCTCGACGCACGGGCCGAGGAGTGGCTGTTCGCGCGGTATTCCGACCTGAGCCGCCTGGAGGGCGGCGTGACAATCCTCGTCACGCACCGCCTCACCACCGCCCGGGCTGCCGATCTCATCGTGGTTCTGGACGGCGGCCGGGTCGTCGAGGTCGGCACCCACGACACGCTGAGTGAGGCCGACGGACTTTACGCCGAGTTGTTCCACCTGCAGGCCCGGTACTTCGTCTGA
- a CDS encoding ABC transporter ATP-binding protein: MTADTSRLPPPATRWVIPALVGYSFSVAPALSTLTAVLAVLAGAAPVGITVGIGELVDGLTSAIGQGLGTPAAQECYRWVVLIVVLFFLTHVTESARTALGQALGRRVTGRLGERVMMAASEPATIGHLEEPAYLGRLGRARGDGTIDMPPGEAIFGFSTKASLWVSSIGSAALLTRVTWGLGLVVFAVFVAIHSRLVRNYRIAVIETVSQTTKLRRTSYLRDVPTTPGLAREVRLFGLAAFFRDAYQSEWRVNMTEVWQRRREHRLFVVVVVVVTGVTVAAVFYYLGLRAATGGSTVGDLALGGLAVRALLQMLRADEDDLRIGFGSKAAAEAFAFPVEATPVGPDTDPWPAPVATISCENLRFRYGGAADEVLHGIDLAVPAGQSLAVVGLNGAGKTTLARLIAGLDAPSGGSVRAGAIPIDDANRRSWQRQVVAVFQDFGRYELTVRDNIAFGSLAHADDEEGLRTVARQAGLLKFIEGLPNGWDTVMSSGFTGGVDASGGEWQRIAIARALFGLRHGAQLLIMDEPAASLDARAEAQLYDTFHELTAGATTIAISHRFATVRKAERVVVLDHGRIIEDGTHDDLITADGRYAELFRLQAKRFEEAPS; this comes from the coding sequence GTGACCGCGGACACGAGTCGGCTGCCGCCCCCGGCGACGCGGTGGGTGATACCCGCCCTGGTCGGCTACTCCTTCTCCGTGGCACCGGCCTTGAGCACCCTGACCGCGGTCCTGGCCGTCCTCGCCGGTGCGGCGCCGGTCGGCATCACCGTGGGGATCGGTGAGCTGGTGGACGGGCTCACCTCGGCGATCGGCCAAGGGCTGGGCACCCCGGCGGCGCAGGAGTGCTATCGCTGGGTCGTCCTCATCGTCGTGCTGTTCTTCCTCACTCATGTCACCGAGTCCGCGCGGACGGCTCTGGGCCAGGCACTCGGCCGCCGGGTCACCGGCCGGCTCGGCGAGCGAGTGATGATGGCCGCCTCCGAGCCGGCGACCATCGGCCACCTCGAGGAACCGGCCTACCTCGGCCGGCTCGGGCGGGCCCGGGGCGACGGGACCATCGACATGCCGCCCGGGGAAGCGATCTTCGGCTTCTCCACCAAGGCCTCTCTGTGGGTGAGCAGCATCGGCTCCGCGGCTCTGCTGACCCGGGTCACCTGGGGGCTGGGGCTCGTCGTCTTCGCCGTCTTCGTCGCGATCCACTCCCGGCTGGTCCGGAACTACCGGATCGCCGTCATCGAGACCGTGAGTCAGACGACGAAGCTCCGCCGTACGTCCTACCTGCGGGACGTGCCGACCACGCCGGGTCTGGCCAGGGAAGTCCGCCTCTTCGGCCTCGCGGCTTTCTTCCGCGATGCTTACCAGTCGGAGTGGCGCGTGAACATGACGGAGGTCTGGCAACGGCGGCGCGAGCATCGCTTGTTCGTCGTCGTTGTGGTCGTGGTCACCGGTGTCACGGTTGCCGCGGTTTTCTACTACCTGGGGCTCCGGGCGGCAACCGGAGGTTCGACAGTGGGTGACCTGGCGCTCGGCGGCCTTGCCGTCCGGGCACTCCTCCAGATGCTCCGGGCGGACGAGGACGACCTCCGCATCGGCTTCGGTTCGAAGGCGGCCGCCGAGGCTTTCGCGTTCCCGGTCGAGGCGACGCCGGTCGGGCCGGACACCGATCCCTGGCCGGCGCCGGTCGCGACCATCTCCTGCGAGAATCTGCGCTTCCGCTACGGCGGCGCCGCCGACGAGGTGTTACACGGCATCGACCTCGCCGTTCCCGCGGGTCAGTCGCTCGCCGTCGTCGGGCTCAACGGGGCCGGCAAGACGACGCTGGCCCGGCTCATCGCCGGCCTGGACGCTCCGAGCGGGGGCTCCGTGCGCGCCGGTGCGATCCCGATCGACGACGCCAACCGCCGGAGCTGGCAGCGTCAGGTGGTCGCCGTCTTCCAGGACTTCGGCCGCTATGAGCTGACCGTACGGGACAACATCGCCTTCGGTTCCCTGGCCCATGCGGACGACGAGGAGGGCCTGCGTACCGTGGCGCGCCAGGCCGGGCTGCTGAAGTTCATCGAGGGGCTCCCGAACGGCTGGGACACGGTGATGTCCAGTGGCTTCACCGGTGGGGTCGACGCGTCGGGCGGCGAATGGCAGCGCATCGCCATCGCCCGGGCACTGTTCGGCCTGCGGCACGGCGCACAGCTGCTGATCATGGACGAGCCGGCCGCGAGCCTTGACGCCCGCGCCGAGGCTCAGCTCTATGACACGTTCCACGAGCTCACTGCGGGCGCCACCACCATCGCGATCTCGCATCGGTTCGCGACCGTGCGCAAGGCGGAGCGGGTGGTCGTGCTCGATCACGGCCGAATCATCGAAGACGGCACGCACGACGATCTGATCACTGCCGACGGCCGGTACGCCGAGCTGTTCCGCCTGCAGGCGAAGCGTTTCGAGGAGGCACCGTCTTGA